One genomic segment of Microbacterium maritypicum includes these proteins:
- a CDS encoding MurR/RpiR family transcriptional regulator, whose product MDDDVLARVRRSLPKVSAAEARVAETILGDPTLVVDLAINDLAQLCHTSLSTVARYAQSLGYSGYRELRVAVARAVTLEQAQQARFGLDTTAIDPDDGPTAIAAKLAAQEIDAIEKTALALDAVALDRVARAVVDARHIDLFGQAASSLTAQDLLLKLSRIGCSVSHSSDPHLAVTTASLRTADDVAIAFSHGGETAETLRALEVARDAGALAVAVTSAPDSPLALAADVVLLTHAHESPFRMAAMSSRIAQLALVDVLFVRVVQHRGEPVAVSLQRTHDAVPARRRT is encoded by the coding sequence AAGGTGAGCGCTGCCGAGGCGCGCGTCGCGGAGACGATCCTGGGAGACCCGACACTCGTCGTCGATCTGGCCATCAACGATCTCGCCCAGCTCTGCCACACCTCGCTCTCGACGGTCGCCCGCTATGCCCAGTCACTCGGGTACAGCGGATACCGCGAGCTGCGGGTGGCTGTGGCACGTGCGGTCACGCTGGAACAGGCGCAGCAGGCCCGGTTCGGTCTCGACACCACGGCGATCGACCCCGACGACGGTCCGACGGCGATCGCCGCCAAGCTCGCCGCGCAGGAGATCGACGCGATCGAGAAGACGGCGCTCGCCCTCGATGCGGTCGCCCTCGACAGGGTCGCGCGTGCGGTGGTCGACGCCCGTCACATCGATCTCTTCGGACAGGCGGCGTCATCACTGACGGCTCAGGATCTGCTGCTGAAGCTGTCGCGCATCGGCTGCTCGGTCTCGCACTCGTCGGACCCGCACCTCGCGGTCACCACGGCCTCGCTGCGCACTGCGGACGATGTGGCGATCGCGTTCTCCCACGGCGGCGAGACGGCCGAGACTCTGCGCGCGCTCGAGGTCGCCCGCGATGCCGGCGCCCTCGCAGTGGCGGTCACCAGCGCCCCCGACTCGCCGTTGGCGCTGGCGGCGGATGTCGTGCTGCTCACGCATGCGCACGAATCCCCGTTCCGGATGGCCGCGATGTCGAGCCGCATCGCTCAGCTCGCCCTCGTCGACGTGCTGTTCGTGCGCGTCGTGCAGCACCGCGGCGAGCCGGTCGCGGTCTCGCTGCAACGGACCCACGACGCGGTCCCCGCGCGCCGCCGCACCTGA
- a CDS encoding sugar kinase, translating into MPDTTPLAVCFGEGMVALVAATAGPLEGCRTFHRSLAGAEWNTAIALASAGIRTSVLSRVGDDGFGRFLTAELRDHGVDDSAVEVDGDAPTGLYVKELSARDDGAVDGTMHYYRAGSAAAAISPQTLTTPVASALLAEAALVHTSGITPALSASALAAQEALFTQRHPDRLLSFDLNWRPALWRGREEEGRTIVSDFAGRADIVFCTRTDAEVVFGTSDPHRLRSLFPRPRYLLVTDPNGAVAFDGTETADSDALDAPVVETIGAGDAFAAGFLAGILTGLSLTGSLARGHRIATRALVSTRDHVD; encoded by the coding sequence GTGCCCGACACCACCCCGCTCGCCGTCTGCTTCGGCGAGGGCATGGTCGCCCTCGTCGCCGCCACCGCCGGTCCTCTCGAGGGATGCCGGACCTTCCACCGCTCCCTGGCAGGGGCCGAGTGGAACACCGCGATCGCCCTGGCATCGGCGGGCATCCGCACCTCGGTCCTCTCCCGGGTGGGAGACGACGGCTTCGGACGCTTCCTCACCGCCGAGCTGCGCGACCACGGCGTCGACGACTCCGCGGTCGAGGTCGACGGAGATGCGCCCACCGGCCTGTATGTGAAGGAGCTCTCGGCTCGAGACGACGGCGCGGTCGACGGAACCATGCACTACTACCGCGCCGGCTCGGCCGCTGCGGCGATCTCGCCGCAGACCTTGACCACGCCCGTGGCATCCGCTCTTCTCGCCGAAGCGGCGCTCGTGCACACCTCGGGGATCACCCCCGCGCTGTCTGCCTCGGCGCTCGCTGCGCAGGAGGCCCTGTTCACGCAACGGCACCCCGACCGGCTGCTCAGCTTCGACCTGAACTGGCGACCCGCGCTCTGGCGAGGCCGCGAAGAGGAGGGTCGGACGATCGTCTCCGATTTCGCTGGTCGCGCGGACATCGTGTTCTGCACCCGCACCGATGCGGAGGTCGTCTTCGGAACGAGCGACCCGCACCGGCTGCGCTCGCTGTTCCCCCGGCCACGGTACCTGCTCGTGACCGACCCGAATGGTGCGGTCGCCTTCGACGGCACGGAGACCGCCGACAGCGACGCCCTCGACGCCCCCGTGGTGGAGACGATCGGAGCAGGAGACGCCTTCGCGGCCGGCTTCCTCGCCGGCATCCTCACCGGCCTGTCGCTCACGGGAAGCCTCGCGCGCGGGCACCGCATCGCGACGCGCGCGCTGGTCAGCACCCGCGACCACGTCGACTGA